A part of Streptomyces sp. NBC_01451 genomic DNA contains:
- a CDS encoding AAC(3) family N-acetyltransferase, protein MTEAEPLRRLCRDLGLRRTTTPLLVHASLSGTGMSPLLVRNTLLAALGPAGTLIVPAFTPENSDTSNAHKVRTEDMTEQEKVDFRASMSPFDPDATPCHSMGALAECVRTTPGAVRSAHPQSSFAGIGPRAAELLSGHDPHCHLGEQSPTATLYDADAQVLLLRVGFEVCSAFHLAEYRTRPHARRRTYRCVVGERGNWISYDDVALYDGDFGAIGARLPRELTVEGEWAGKTVTFFRMRAAVDHACNQMSGLGRGMT, encoded by the coding sequence ATGACTGAGGCCGAGCCGCTACGCCGACTGTGTCGTGATCTGGGCCTCCGCCGCACTACCACCCCCCTCCTCGTCCACGCCTCCCTCAGCGGCACCGGCATGAGCCCTCTCCTGGTCCGGAACACGCTCCTTGCCGCCCTGGGCCCGGCCGGTACGCTCATTGTGCCTGCTTTCACTCCCGAGAACTCCGACACCTCGAATGCGCACAAGGTCCGCACCGAGGACATGACCGAGCAAGAAAAAGTCGACTTCCGCGCCTCGATGTCCCCCTTCGACCCGGATGCCACGCCCTGCCACTCCATGGGTGCGCTCGCCGAGTGTGTGCGTACGACTCCCGGTGCCGTGCGCAGCGCACATCCGCAGAGCTCGTTCGCCGGGATCGGCCCCAGGGCTGCGGAGTTGCTCAGCGGGCACGATCCGCACTGTCATCTCGGCGAGCAGTCCCCCACAGCCACTCTGTATGACGCAGATGCCCAAGTCCTCCTGTTGCGCGTCGGGTTCGAGGTGTGCAGCGCGTTCCATCTAGCCGAGTACCGGACGAGGCCGCACGCACGTCGGCGTACGTACCGGTGTGTGGTGGGCGAGAGGGGAAACTGGATCTCGTACGACGATGTCGCCCTGTACGACGGCGACTTCGGTGCGATCGGAGCACGGCTACCGCGTGAACTGACGGTAGAGGGGGAATGGGCCGGGAAAACGGTCACGTTCTTCAGGATGCGAGCCGCCGTGGACCATGCCTGCAATCAAATGTCCGGATTGGGACGCGGAATGACGTAA
- the fxsBH gene encoding radical SAM/SPASM protein FxsBH, inactivated beta-hydroxylase extension form produces the protein MTDSADFPLQQLVLKIHSRCDLACDHCYVYEHADQSWKTRPTVISEETLSQVTRRITEYVKSQGLESFSVILHGGEPLLVGPNRLRKICGEISAALTPITTLDLRIHTNGVQLSNRHLEIFKEFGVKVSISLDGDRAANDRHRRDRRGRSSYERVLRAVRLVQTPEYQHLFSGLLCTVDVANDPVAVHEALTALSPPRIDYLLPHSTWDNPPPSRGVNSPTPYADWLLAVFDRWELQGRKVPVRTFDSVLSTLRGGPSLTEAMGLAPSDLAVVETDGSFEQADSLKTAFDGAAATGYDVSRNGFEEFALHEGVLARQRGLAGVSETCRRCPVVESCGGGLYAHRYRTGHGFDNPSVFCADLRAFIGGAAKRITERSLSAAVTDPGELSFAQLRLDRDLLAQTNERLTGNADWDTVWQALVRLDSDEDSAWHLNRVLAHPYVRTSLRRGGPGADEVARFAAVAVAVAVHARAPLTLAWEQSRPDVHLPTLGTLTAPEAGRVEATVTVDGLLLRMTGGNEYLLAQNPDAWRPLVQLWLPSGEALLIDDSDPYRDAYPVAVAPPLDHNGLISFRERLRTAYELLEERKPGWLTGINAFRATTITPLAAGASLHLGSHGLGALGVAVDFEPMEFARELPRLGRHARLAALRETTDLNVPGNRAGRLLDEAFFALGDAAYWENEEDSRANGRVHALEQANRALDELARLPEQDLTETGAMLAAELRAEWAVCVDSHD, from the coding sequence GTGACTGACTCCGCGGACTTCCCACTCCAGCAACTCGTCCTGAAGATCCACAGCAGATGCGATCTGGCATGTGACCACTGCTACGTCTACGAGCATGCGGACCAGAGCTGGAAAACCCGGCCGACCGTGATCTCCGAGGAGACACTCAGTCAAGTCACCCGCCGAATCACCGAATACGTAAAGTCTCAGGGCCTTGAATCCTTCTCAGTTATTCTGCATGGCGGTGAGCCCCTACTGGTGGGCCCCAATCGACTACGGAAGATTTGCGGGGAAATCAGTGCCGCCCTCACGCCAATCACCACGCTCGATCTTCGAATTCACACCAACGGCGTGCAACTGAGCAATCGCCACCTGGAGATTTTCAAGGAATTCGGAGTGAAGGTCAGTATTTCACTCGACGGTGACAGGGCAGCCAACGACCGACACCGACGTGACCGCAGAGGGCGGAGTAGTTACGAGCGCGTGCTCCGAGCCGTCCGCCTCGTCCAGACACCCGAATACCAGCACCTCTTCAGCGGCTTGCTGTGCACCGTCGACGTGGCCAACGACCCTGTCGCGGTACACGAGGCACTGACCGCTTTGTCGCCGCCCCGCATCGACTATCTGCTGCCACACTCGACCTGGGACAACCCTCCCCCGTCACGTGGTGTCAACTCACCGACTCCCTATGCCGACTGGCTGCTCGCTGTTTTCGACCGCTGGGAGCTGCAAGGCCGCAAGGTCCCTGTCCGAACGTTCGACTCCGTGCTCAGCACGCTGCGTGGGGGTCCCAGCCTGACCGAGGCCATGGGGCTCGCCCCGTCCGACCTGGCGGTGGTGGAGACGGACGGCAGTTTCGAGCAGGCGGACTCGCTCAAGACTGCGTTCGACGGGGCGGCTGCCACGGGGTACGACGTGTCGCGGAACGGCTTCGAGGAATTCGCCCTACACGAGGGGGTGCTCGCTCGCCAGCGCGGGTTGGCCGGGGTCAGTGAGACCTGCCGCCGATGCCCGGTCGTCGAATCCTGCGGCGGCGGCCTGTACGCACACCGGTACCGCACCGGTCACGGCTTCGACAATCCATCGGTATTCTGCGCTGACCTGCGTGCGTTCATCGGCGGCGCCGCCAAGCGGATCACCGAACGCTCACTGTCCGCCGCCGTGACCGACCCAGGTGAACTGAGCTTCGCCCAGCTCAGGCTGGACCGGGACCTGCTCGCTCAGACCAACGAGCGCCTTACCGGGAACGCGGACTGGGACACCGTGTGGCAGGCTCTGGTCCGACTGGACAGCGACGAGGACAGCGCGTGGCACCTCAACAGAGTCCTGGCCCACCCCTACGTACGCACTTCGCTTCGCCGTGGCGGACCTGGGGCCGACGAGGTCGCCCGCTTCGCAGCCGTGGCCGTCGCCGTGGCCGTGCACGCGCGCGCGCCGTTGACCCTTGCCTGGGAACAATCCCGTCCCGACGTTCACCTGCCGACGCTGGGAACGTTGACGGCTCCCGAGGCCGGCCGAGTCGAAGCAACGGTGACTGTGGACGGCCTGCTGTTGCGCATGACGGGGGGCAACGAATACCTACTCGCGCAAAATCCCGACGCATGGCGGCCGTTGGTGCAGCTGTGGCTCCCCAGTGGAGAGGCGCTGCTCATCGACGACAGTGACCCCTACCGTGACGCGTACCCCGTGGCTGTTGCTCCCCCGCTGGACCACAACGGGCTCATCTCGTTCCGCGAGCGGCTACGGACCGCATACGAACTACTGGAAGAACGCAAGCCTGGATGGCTTACCGGCATCAACGCGTTCCGCGCCACTACCATCACCCCGCTCGCTGCCGGGGCATCCCTGCACCTGGGATCCCACGGACTGGGCGCACTCGGCGTAGCCGTCGACTTCGAACCGATGGAGTTCGCACGTGAGTTGCCACGCCTCGGGAGACACGCCAGGCTCGCCGCGCTGCGGGAGACGACGGACCTAAACGTACCCGGTAACAGGGCCGGGCGGCTGCTCGACGAGGCTTTCTTCGCACTCGGTGACGCCGCGTACTGGGAAAATGAGGAGGACAGCAGGGCCAACGGCCGCGTTCACGCGCTGGAGCAGGCGAACCGTGCCCTGGACGAGTTGGCGAGGCTTCCCGAGCAGGACCTCACGGAGACCGGTGCGATGCTGGCTGCCGAGCTGCGGGCGGAGTGGGCCGTGTGTGTGGACAGCCATGACTGA
- a CDS encoding DUF4231 domain-containing protein has protein sequence MIAGVSQLRARTPGPSVTLSDGDLPPLFVVSDRRALSRQSESFYAVRTQLLLLLAATAMAMLAERFDSHIPAALAAVLYAFTIAIGLHTARRRARAQWRAHRDVAELLKSLAWQYMVHGGPFHSRVADPDGLFAERLEERLRELRRVGWEDSRNGTHTRGAGQITPVMRAVRAKPFAARRDIYLRDRLLEQFVWYKNRAAQSHRASVRWSSVTAALTLLALLAAVLRALGMIGSWDLTGLLSAGAAAGVAWQEVRRHRPLTYAHSHIEQDLETLRVTMSRTVTEAVWAEAVAEAERIVSPQHTDWLVRFGG, from the coding sequence ATGATCGCGGGGGTGAGTCAATTGCGTGCCAGGACTCCGGGGCCCAGTGTCACGCTGAGTGACGGCGATCTTCCGCCGCTCTTCGTGGTAAGTGATCGGCGGGCGCTGAGCCGTCAGAGTGAGTCCTTCTACGCGGTGCGTACGCAATTGCTGCTTCTGCTAGCGGCGACGGCGATGGCGATGCTGGCGGAACGCTTCGACAGTCATATTCCAGCGGCATTGGCGGCAGTGCTTTACGCGTTCACGATAGCCATCGGCCTCCACACCGCCCGCCGCCGGGCCCGCGCCCAGTGGCGGGCGCACCGTGACGTGGCCGAGCTGCTCAAGTCGCTGGCCTGGCAGTACATGGTGCACGGGGGCCCGTTCCACTCCCGGGTTGCCGACCCCGACGGGCTGTTCGCGGAACGGCTGGAGGAGCGGCTGCGGGAACTCAGGCGGGTGGGGTGGGAGGACTCCCGCAACGGGACCCATACCCGTGGTGCCGGACAGATCACCCCGGTCATGCGGGCCGTGCGCGCCAAGCCCTTCGCCGCCCGCCGGGACATCTATCTCCGTGACCGGCTGCTGGAACAGTTCGTGTGGTACAAGAATCGCGCCGCACAGTCGCATCGCGCCTCCGTGCGCTGGTCCTCGGTCACCGCCGCCCTGACGCTGCTAGCCCTCTTGGCCGCCGTTCTCAGGGCCCTCGGTATGATCGGCAGTTGGGATCTCACCGGGCTGCTCAGTGCCGGCGCGGCGGCAGGGGTCGCCTGGCAGGAGGTGCGGCGGCACAGGCCGTTGACATACGCGCACTCCCACATCGAACAGGATCTGGAGACGCTACGCGTCACGATGTCCAGGACGGTGACGGAGGCAGTGTGGGCGGAGGCGGTTGCCGAGGCCGAACGGATCGTGTCGCCGCAGCACACCGACTGGCTGGTGCGGTTCGGAGGGTGA
- a CDS encoding GAF domain-containing protein codes for MPGDAPPPPPPPPPPSLPPRLEAVLGIGTDLELRTTLQHIVDGAAELTGARYAGFGMADPGHDGLVEIRRADLGRAEREGVTVIDVPILVDDVEFGRLYLAEKLDGTRFGDEERELLQVLAAQAGIAIGNARLYEAARQRERWIEGAAAVTTALLTGGADDDALMTVAHRARLLADAAAGVILQPTDAGGMEIVTASALDDPGDIVGTTIAPGSPVLVQLLGGEPVFVDDSATDPRMTTPVRHRFGPSMLLPLQAEGRLIGTLALPRRRGDRPYTDVERLLATQFASQAALALVLADARRRRARLAVYEDRDRIARDLHDLVVQRLFATGMMLESTQRRAAGDDTVCEILEHAVDELQATVQEVRTTIFALQQPPADAPTTLRGKVLREAAGAVAVLGRRPSVRFTGPVEHRVPSAVAAQLLTALRRALATAVRRPAVTRVEITVDATAVLPDGRSGVRLTVYDDGGSGGGTTGGGPGTTAIWQAPLGDGTL; via the coding sequence ATGCCAGGCGACGCGCCGCCACCTCCCCCACCCCCGCCTCCCCCTTCACTGCCGCCCCGTCTCGAAGCCGTGCTCGGCATCGGTACCGATCTCGAACTGCGCACCACGCTCCAGCACATCGTGGACGGCGCGGCCGAACTGACCGGTGCCCGGTACGCGGGATTCGGGATGGCCGACCCCGGACACGACGGCCTCGTGGAGATCCGCAGGGCCGATCTGGGGCGCGCCGAACGGGAGGGCGTCACCGTCATCGACGTACCGATCCTCGTCGATGACGTGGAGTTCGGGCGGCTGTATCTCGCCGAGAAACTGGACGGTACCCGATTCGGCGACGAGGAAAGGGAGTTGCTTCAGGTGCTGGCGGCGCAGGCCGGCATCGCGATCGGCAACGCCCGGCTGTACGAGGCGGCACGGCAGCGCGAGCGCTGGATCGAGGGTGCCGCCGCCGTCACCACCGCGCTGCTCACCGGCGGGGCCGACGACGACGCGCTGATGACCGTCGCGCACCGCGCCCGGCTCCTCGCCGACGCCGCCGCGGGCGTCATTCTGCAGCCGACGGACGCGGGCGGTATGGAGATCGTGACCGCCTCCGCGCTGGACGACCCCGGTGACATCGTCGGGACCACCATCGCCCCGGGAAGTCCCGTGCTCGTCCAACTCCTGGGCGGGGAACCGGTGTTCGTCGACGACTCGGCGACGGACCCACGGATGACGACCCCGGTACGGCACCGGTTCGGGCCCAGCATGCTGCTGCCGTTGCAGGCCGAGGGGCGGCTGATCGGCACGCTCGCGCTGCCGCGCCGACGCGGTGACCGCCCGTACACCGACGTGGAACGGCTTCTCGCGACGCAGTTCGCCTCGCAGGCCGCCCTCGCGCTCGTCCTCGCCGACGCCCGGCGGCGTCGCGCCCGCCTGGCGGTGTACGAGGACCGCGACCGGATCGCCCGTGACCTGCACGATCTCGTCGTCCAACGGCTGTTCGCCACCGGCATGATGCTGGAGTCCACCCAGCGCCGGGCCGCGGGCGACGACACGGTGTGCGAGATCCTTGAGCACGCCGTCGACGAACTCCAGGCCACGGTCCAGGAGGTCCGTACGACCATCTTCGCCCTCCAGCAGCCCCCGGCGGACGCACCAACCACCTTGCGCGGCAAGGTACTCCGGGAAGCCGCCGGTGCGGTGGCGGTACTCGGCCGCCGCCCCTCCGTCCGGTTCACCGGCCCCGTCGAGCACCGCGTCCCGTCCGCGGTGGCAGCTCAGCTCCTCACCGCCCTTCGCCGCGCCCTCGCCACCGCCGTACGCCGCCCCGCTGTCACCCGCGTCGAGATCACCGTCGACGCGACGGCGGTCCTGCCGGACGGCCGGTCGGGCGTACGGCTGACGGTCTACGACGATGGCGGCAGCGGCGGCGGCACAACGGGCGGAGGTCCGGGTACGACGGCGATCTGGCAGGCACCGCTGGGAGACGGCACCCTGTAG
- a CDS encoding rod shape-determining protein, with the protein MTVNLEQMRRCHFAVDLGAARTRVYVKGAGLVVDQPSVAAVNTKTGALIAVGEFAEKMTGRTPHYIRVVRPVSGGTVVDIEMAQRMLRHLIGDKVRRTLRRKPFLRAAACTPHDADPLAQRATIETLVGLGARRVELVDTLVAAAVGCGLPVERPEATMVMVCGAAATQLAVLSLGSIVTAQRIPVGGEAVDHAIVQHLRHQHELMLPSQSVRPLQLALSGNGLTAHGPESTEIHGRDVATGLARSVQVDTAAVRDAIQTPLTAVLDGIGKVLRDCPPDLVADLADRGIMMVGGSALLPGFDQMLRQATGMPVHIAERPDVCAVQGLGYMLEGKIEPMVLDPLAT; encoded by the coding sequence ATGACCGTCAATCTGGAACAGATGCGCCGCTGCCATTTCGCCGTCGACCTCGGGGCCGCGCGAACCCGGGTCTACGTCAAGGGTGCCGGGCTCGTCGTCGACCAGCCGTCCGTCGCCGCCGTGAACACCAAGACCGGCGCGCTGATCGCGGTCGGGGAGTTCGCCGAGAAGATGACGGGACGTACGCCCCACTACATCCGGGTCGTGCGGCCCGTGTCCGGTGGAACCGTCGTCGACATCGAGATGGCGCAGCGCATGCTGCGGCACCTGATCGGCGACAAGGTGCGGCGGACCCTGCGCCGCAAGCCCTTCCTGCGGGCCGCCGCCTGCACCCCGCACGACGCCGATCCGCTCGCGCAGCGCGCGACCATCGAGACACTGGTCGGGCTCGGCGCCCGGCGGGTGGAGCTCGTCGACACGCTCGTCGCCGCCGCCGTGGGGTGCGGGCTGCCCGTCGAACGGCCCGAGGCGACCATGGTGATGGTGTGCGGCGCCGCCGCCACCCAGCTCGCCGTGCTCTCCCTCGGCTCGATCGTGACCGCCCAGCGGATCCCGGTCGGCGGCGAGGCCGTGGACCACGCGATCGTGCAGCACCTGCGGCACCAGCACGAACTGATGCTGCCCAGCCAGTCGGTACGTCCGCTGCAGCTCGCCCTCTCCGGCAACGGGCTCACCGCTCACGGGCCGGAGTCCACGGAGATCCACGGACGGGACGTCGCCACCGGCCTCGCCCGCTCCGTCCAGGTCGACACCGCCGCCGTGCGCGACGCCATCCAGACGCCGCTGACGGCCGTACTCGACGGGATCGGCAAGGTGCTGCGGGACTGCCCGCCCGATCTGGTGGCCGACCTCGCCGACCGCGGCATCATGATGGTCGGCGGCAGCGCGCTGCTCCCCGGGTTCGACCAGATGCTGCGGCAGGCCACGGGCATGCCGGTGCACATCGCCGAACGGCCGGACGTGTGCGCGGTGCAGGGCCTCGGCTACATGCTGGAGGGCAAGATCGAGCCGATGGTGCTGGATCCGCTGGCCACCTGA
- a CDS encoding carboxyl transferase domain-containing protein encodes MADPVTDRQADPPAKQTPGRHSARELITLLVDDSHGGSHDGSRSGSPKSFRELPYPTRELKPDGPLSWQGYDAARARAAARTGEEESVVCGTAYIDGTPAVLIVFEFGFLGGSLGERTGDRLESAYEYARAHRLPVVPLVATGGSRMQEGMLALTQLQRVARQSALTREAGLPQIAVLRDPTTGGGWATLGAGADVVLALPGAQVGFAGSRVRPADADPAAYTAEAQVAAGAADAVVHPEALRETLALWLRLLSADAVGTAGTAGRADAPSPAGPAGPATAAGADEGWSTEAVPPPPPLSQPSPPSPASPPSPPPPPPPLGIASLPTTGWDAVQHARSAQRPRAEAYLDAYFARRAGISGDRCGGTDTGMACGFGERAGDGRTVAYAAQLGTATRPAGYRTAARLIRLADRLGIPVLTLVDTPGAANDADAERQGAGAAIADLFVAVAAARTPVTTLLIGEGGSGGALALAAPGNTWATPDSYFSVIAPELAAAILKRPEAEVEATADQLRIRPQDLVELGVVRGIVGHPQLSRDVPQSSRDL; translated from the coding sequence GTGGCCGACCCGGTCACTGACCGACAGGCCGACCCACCGGCCAAGCAGACCCCCGGTCGCCACTCCGCCCGCGAACTCATCACCCTGCTCGTCGACGACTCCCACGGCGGCTCACACGACGGCTCCCGCAGTGGCTCACCCAAGAGTTTCCGTGAACTTCCTTACCCGACGCGGGAGTTGAAGCCCGACGGCCCCCTCTCCTGGCAGGGTTACGATGCCGCGCGCGCCCGCGCCGCCGCCCGTACCGGCGAGGAGGAGTCCGTCGTCTGCGGCACCGCGTACATCGACGGCACCCCTGCCGTACTGATCGTCTTCGAGTTCGGCTTCCTCGGCGGCTCGCTCGGCGAACGCACCGGGGACCGACTGGAGTCGGCGTACGAGTACGCACGCGCCCACCGCCTGCCCGTCGTCCCGCTCGTCGCGACGGGTGGCAGCCGAATGCAGGAGGGCATGCTCGCACTGACCCAGCTCCAGCGGGTGGCGAGGCAGTCGGCGCTCACGCGCGAGGCGGGCCTGCCGCAGATCGCGGTCCTCCGGGATCCGACGACCGGTGGCGGCTGGGCGACCCTTGGCGCGGGCGCCGATGTCGTACTGGCGCTGCCCGGCGCCCAGGTGGGCTTCGCGGGTTCCCGGGTCCGGCCGGCCGACGCGGACCCTGCGGCGTACACGGCGGAGGCGCAGGTGGCGGCGGGCGCGGCCGACGCGGTCGTACACCCGGAGGCACTCCGCGAGACACTGGCCCTGTGGCTGCGCCTGCTGAGCGCCGATGCGGTCGGTACCGCCGGTACCGCCGGCAGAGCGGATGCCCCCAGCCCTGCCGGTCCTGCCGGTCCTGCCACTGCCGCCGGTGCCGACGAGGGCTGGTCGACGGAGGCCGTTCCGCCACCGCCGCCACTGTCGCAACCGTCACCCCCCTCGCCGGCGTCGCCGCCCTCGCCACCCCCGCCACCCCCGCCACTCGGAATCGCATCCCTCCCCACCACCGGCTGGGACGCCGTCCAGCACGCCCGGTCAGCGCAACGTCCGCGCGCCGAGGCCTACTTGGACGCGTACTTCGCCCGGCGTGCCGGGATCAGCGGTGACCGCTGCGGGGGCACCGACACCGGGATGGCGTGCGGGTTCGGCGAGCGTGCGGGGGACGGGCGGACCGTCGCGTACGCGGCGCAGCTCGGCACGGCCACCCGCCCCGCCGGCTATCGCACCGCCGCCCGGCTGATCCGCCTCGCGGACCGGCTGGGCATCCCCGTGCTGACCCTGGTGGACACCCCGGGTGCCGCCAACGACGCCGACGCCGAGCGCCAGGGTGCGGGCGCCGCGATCGCGGACCTGTTCGTCGCCGTCGCCGCAGCCCGTACACCGGTCACCACGCTGCTGATCGGCGAGGGCGGCTCGGGCGGCGCCCTGGCCCTCGCCGCCCCCGGCAACACGTGGGCCACGCCGGACAGCTACTTCTCCGTCATCGCCCCGGAGCTCGCGGCGGCGATCCTCAAGCGTCCGGAGGCCGAGGTGGAGGCGACGGCGGATCAGCTCCGGATCCGGCCGCAGGATCTGGTGGAGCTGGGGGTGGTGCGGGGCATCGTGGGCCACCCGCAGCTCTCCCGGGACGTCCCACAGTCCTCCCGGGACCTTTGA
- a CDS encoding acyl-CoA synthetase has protein sequence MSSLFPGLTADPTDTPTDTPDERPALRFGARSLTYSELAASAGALADRISGAGRPVAVWATPTLETAVGVVAALLAGVPAVPLNPKSGESELGHILKDSSPALVLAAPGDQLPPAFSSLDRIDVDVDVDVDVRPFSGAVPGAAGDPAPETPALIVYTSGTTGPPKGAVIPRRAVAATLDALADAWQWTSEDVLVHGLPLFHVHGLILGILGPLRRGGSVRHLGRFGTEGVTRELNDGATMLFGVPTMYHRIAEALPGDPELAEALGRARLLVSGSAALPVHDHERITAATGRRVVERYGMTETLMNTSVRADGEPRAGTVGVPLPGVELRLVEEDGTPITAYDGETVGEIQVRGPNLFTEYLNRPDATAAAFTADGWFRTGDMAVRDPDGYVRIVGRKATDLIKSGGYKIGAGEIENALLEHAGVREAAVTGEPDADLGERIVAWIVPADPQSPPDADELANHVAARLAPHKRPRVVRYLDALPRNDMGKIMKRALPSD, from the coding sequence GTGTCCTCTCTCTTCCCCGGGCTGACCGCCGACCCGACCGACACCCCGACGGACACTCCGGACGAGCGGCCCGCCCTGCGCTTCGGCGCCCGCTCGCTGACGTACTCCGAGCTCGCCGCCTCGGCCGGAGCCCTCGCCGACCGGATCTCCGGTGCGGGCCGCCCGGTCGCCGTCTGGGCGACACCGACGCTGGAGACGGCCGTCGGTGTCGTCGCCGCGCTGCTGGCCGGGGTCCCGGCGGTGCCGCTCAACCCGAAGTCGGGCGAGAGCGAGCTGGGGCACATCCTGAAGGACAGCTCACCGGCACTCGTACTCGCCGCCCCCGGCGACCAACTCCCCCCCGCCTTCAGCTCGTTGGATCGCATCGACGTCGATGTCGATGTCGATGTCGATGTACGTCCGTTCTCCGGGGCAGTACCAGGGGCGGCGGGCGACCCCGCCCCCGAAACCCCCGCCCTCATCGTCTACACCTCGGGCACCACCGGCCCGCCCAAGGGTGCCGTCATCCCGCGCCGGGCCGTCGCCGCCACCCTGGACGCGCTCGCCGACGCCTGGCAGTGGACCTCCGAGGACGTGCTGGTGCACGGGCTTCCGCTCTTTCATGTGCACGGTCTGATTCTCGGCATCCTCGGGCCGCTGCGGCGCGGCGGCTCGGTACGGCACCTCGGGCGGTTCGGGACGGAGGGCGTGACCCGCGAGCTGAACGACGGGGCGACGATGCTGTTCGGCGTACCGACGATGTACCACCGGATCGCGGAAGCGCTCCCCGGCGACCCGGAACTCGCCGAGGCGCTCGGCCGGGCCCGGCTGCTCGTCTCCGGTTCCGCCGCGCTGCCCGTGCACGACCACGAGCGGATCACGGCCGCGACCGGCCGACGGGTCGTGGAGCGCTACGGCATGACCGAGACCCTGATGAACACGAGCGTCCGCGCGGACGGGGAGCCCCGCGCGGGCACGGTCGGCGTACCGCTGCCGGGCGTCGAGCTGCGGCTCGTCGAGGAGGACGGGACGCCCATCACGGCGTACGACGGCGAAACCGTGGGCGAGATCCAGGTGCGCGGGCCGAATCTGTTCACGGAATACCTCAACCGGCCCGACGCGACCGCCGCCGCCTTCACCGCCGACGGCTGGTTCCGCACCGGGGACATGGCGGTGCGCGATCCCGACGGCTACGTCCGAATCGTCGGCCGCAAGGCCACCGACCTGATCAAGAGCGGCGGCTACAAGATCGGCGCGGGCGAGATCGAGAACGCGCTGCTGGAACACGCGGGAGTGCGCGAGGCAGCCGTGACCGGGGAGCCGGACGCCGACCTGGGTGAGCGGATCGTCGCCTGGATCGTCCCCGCCGATCCACAGTCCCCGCCGGACGCGGACGAGTTGGCGAACCACGTCGCCGCCCGTCTCGCCCCGCACAAACGCCCCCGCGTCGTGCGCTACCTGGACGCCCTCCCGCGCAACGACATGGGGAAGATCATGAAGCGGGCGCTGCCCAGTGACTGA